In Humulus lupulus chromosome 6, drHumLupu1.1, whole genome shotgun sequence, a single genomic region encodes these proteins:
- the LOC133781910 gene encoding auxin-induced protein 15A-like, with amino-acid sequence MGFRFPSVVHAKKLIQRPFSSSKDVPKGYLAVYVGENRMKKFVIPVAYLNQPSFQQLLNQAEEEFGFDHPMGALTIPCTEDAFIDLISHLNA; translated from the coding sequence ATGGGTTTTCGATTTCCAAGCGTAGTTCATGCTAAGAAGCTAATTCAGAGACCTTTTTCAAGTTCAAAAGATGTTCCAAAAGGGTATTTGGCAGTTTATGTTGGGGAAAACAGAATGAAGAAATTTGTGATCCCTGTGGCATACTTGAACCAGCCATCATTCCAACAGTTGCTAAATCAAGCTGAAGAAGAATTCGGATTTGATCATCCAATGGGAGCTCTTACAATTCCTTGCACAGAAGATGCCTTCATCGATCTCATTTCTCACTTGAATGCCTAG